The following are encoded together in the Proteiniphilum saccharofermentans genome:
- a CDS encoding tyrosine-protein phosphatase → MSTVKITSVVEKDREGDFLLKWEVSPDQEGDIDIYSSLTDSSLTSFTPLTSKKITDQVLRVSPTGSGLREYFILRTAGVYSGVVANRIIEMNNIKNFRDIGGYFTADNRQIKWGEIYRSANLSDATLYDQERIRRLNIKTVIDFRSERTAKKYPLLLHPSIRKISLPLSPMDAEKLDEQLRDEQFDRSDAIRYVQESYVDIVENHKEQFGEMFDILTNDSNYPILLTESLGKDGVGLASYFILHALGVPHSTLEDDYMISNREIDPAKAKIDAQNLSEPLQEAVTAMLSVNRAYLNYVIDHIKQKYGSVDNYLEKELRVTSGKKNLLRKYLLYQF, encoded by the coding sequence ATGTCAACAGTAAAAATTACTTCTGTCGTAGAAAAAGACAGGGAAGGGGATTTTTTATTGAAATGGGAAGTAAGCCCTGACCAGGAGGGAGACATAGATATTTATTCTTCTCTTACAGATAGCTCTCTTACCAGTTTTACACCCCTTACCTCTAAGAAAATTACCGATCAGGTACTAAGAGTAAGTCCTACCGGTTCGGGATTAAGGGAATATTTTATACTTCGTACTGCCGGTGTCTATTCGGGTGTGGTCGCGAATAGAATCATAGAAATGAATAATATTAAAAATTTCAGGGATATAGGTGGATATTTCACTGCGGATAACCGTCAGATAAAATGGGGAGAAATATACAGATCAGCCAATTTAAGCGATGCCACTCTATATGATCAGGAGAGAATACGCAGGTTGAATATTAAAACGGTCATTGATTTCAGATCTGAAAGGACTGCAAAAAAATATCCGCTACTTCTTCATCCCTCTATCCGGAAAATATCATTACCACTGAGTCCGATGGATGCCGAAAAATTAGATGAACAATTGAGGGATGAACAGTTCGACAGAAGCGATGCTATTCGTTATGTACAGGAATCGTATGTGGATATCGTTGAGAATCACAAGGAGCAATTTGGTGAAATGTTCGATATACTGACTAATGACAGTAATTATCCTATTCTTCTTACCGAATCATTAGGCAAAGATGGTGTGGGATTAGCTTCTTATTTTATTCTTCATGCTTTGGGCGTACCTCACAGTACATTAGAGGACGATTATATGATTTCAAACAGGGAGATTGATCCTGCAAAAGCAAAAATTGATGCACAAAATCTTTCCGAACCGCTACAGGAAGCCGTTACCGCTATGCTTTCTGTCAATAGGGCCTACCTGAACTATGTTATCGACCATATCAAACAAAAATATGGTTCTGTAGATAATTATCTCGAAAAAGAACTTCGGGTTACCTCGGGAAAGAAAAATCTATTGAGGAAATACCTGCTTTACCAATTCTAA
- the nadA gene encoding quinolinate synthase NadA, translating into MTKEELVQNIKLLKKEKNAIILAHYYQEPEIQDIADFVGDSLALAQWAAKTSADIIVLCGVHFMGETAKILSPEKRVFIPDLNAGCSLAESCPAGPFEEFVNAHPDHTVISYVNTTAAVKALTDIVVTSTNARQIVESLPEDEKIIFGPDKNLGDYINKLTGRNMLLWDGVCHVHAQFSLERILELKKEYPNALLLAHPECPKYLLEIADHVGSTSSILKFATNSENKQFIVATEAGILHQMQKENPEKEFIPAPPEDSTCACNECFYMKMNTLEKLYLCLKNEKPEIVVDEEVRVKAVKPIERMLEISARYGL; encoded by the coding sequence ATGACAAAAGAAGAACTTGTACAGAATATAAAGTTGCTGAAGAAGGAAAAGAATGCTATTATATTGGCACATTACTATCAGGAACCGGAAATACAGGATATTGCTGATTTTGTAGGGGACAGTCTTGCATTAGCCCAATGGGCTGCTAAAACTTCGGCAGATATCATCGTATTGTGTGGCGTACACTTTATGGGTGAGACAGCAAAAATATTGAGTCCGGAAAAACGTGTATTTATTCCCGATCTGAATGCCGGTTGTTCGCTAGCTGAAAGTTGTCCGGCCGGACCGTTTGAAGAATTTGTAAATGCCCATCCCGACCATACCGTTATCTCCTATGTGAATACAACAGCAGCTGTAAAAGCGCTTACAGATATCGTGGTGACTTCCACCAATGCCAGGCAGATTGTTGAGTCGCTCCCGGAAGATGAAAAAATAATCTTTGGTCCGGATAAGAATCTGGGTGATTATATCAATAAGCTGACCGGTAGGAATATGCTTTTATGGGATGGAGTGTGTCATGTGCATGCGCAATTTTCCCTTGAAAGAATACTGGAATTGAAAAAGGAATATCCCAATGCTTTGTTACTGGCCCATCCCGAATGTCCTAAATATCTGTTGGAGATAGCTGATCATGTGGGATCTACTTCTTCTATTTTAAAATTTGCTACCAATTCCGAGAATAAACAGTTTATAGTGGCTACAGAAGCAGGAATTCTGCATCAGATGCAGAAAGAAAATCCCGAGAAGGAATTTATTCCTGCTCCTCCCGAAGATTCAACCTGTGCATGTAATGAATGTTTTTACATGAAGATGAATACACTGGAGAAGTTGTATCTGTGTCTGAAAAATGAAAAACCTGAAATTGTCGTGGATGAGGAGGTAAGGGTAAAAGCAGTGAAACCTATTGAGCGTATGCTGGAGATATCGGCACGGTATGGTTTATAA
- the ychF gene encoding redox-regulated ATPase YchF: protein MALQCGIVGLPNVGKSTLFNCLSNAKAQAANFPFCTIEPNVGVITVPDERLNKLAELIHPQKIVPTTVEIVDIAGLVKGASKGEGLGNKFLANIRETDAILHVLRCFDDENVTHVDGSVDPVRDKEIIDAELQLKDLETIETRINKVEKQAKTGGDKDARLAFEVYSKIRETLLQGESVRTVTFDTKDENRIARELFLLTAKPVLYVCNVDEASAVTGNQYVEAVREAIKNEKADILVVAAKIESEIAEFDTYEEREMFLNEIGLEESGVSRLIKAAYNLLDLQTFLTAGVQEVRAWTFQKGWKAPQCAGVIHTDFEKGFIRAEVIKYEDFITYGSENAVKEAGKMSVEGKEYIVQDGDIMHFRFNV from the coding sequence ATGGCTCTGCAATGTGGTATTGTAGGACTTCCCAATGTGGGGAAATCCACCCTTTTTAATTGTTTGTCGAATGCGAAAGCGCAAGCGGCAAATTTTCCATTCTGCACTATTGAACCCAATGTGGGGGTTATTACTGTTCCCGATGAACGGTTGAATAAGCTGGCAGAATTGATCCATCCCCAAAAGATTGTACCTACTACTGTAGAGATCGTCGATATTGCCGGATTGGTAAAAGGCGCCAGTAAAGGAGAAGGTTTGGGAAATAAATTTCTGGCTAATATCCGTGAGACAGATGCCATATTGCATGTATTGCGTTGTTTTGACGATGAAAATGTGACCCATGTCGATGGCAGTGTGGATCCGGTACGTGATAAAGAGATCATTGATGCCGAGTTGCAGTTGAAAGACCTGGAAACGATTGAGACCCGTATCAATAAGGTAGAGAAACAGGCTAAAACGGGGGGAGATAAAGATGCCAGGCTTGCTTTCGAAGTTTATTCAAAGATCCGGGAAACATTATTACAGGGTGAGTCGGTACGTACAGTCACTTTCGATACAAAAGACGAAAACAGGATTGCCCGCGAACTTTTCCTGTTGACGGCAAAACCTGTATTATATGTCTGCAATGTGGATGAAGCGAGTGCTGTAACCGGCAATCAATACGTAGAAGCAGTACGTGAAGCAATAAAAAACGAGAAAGCGGATATATTGGTAGTTGCAGCAAAGATTGAATCCGAAATAGCCGAGTTCGACACCTACGAAGAGCGTGAAATGTTCCTGAATGAAATCGGATTGGAAGAATCAGGTGTAAGCCGCTTGATCAAAGCCGCATATAACCTGTTGGATCTACAAACATTCCTGACAGCAGGTGTGCAGGAAGTACGCGCATGGACTTTCCAGAAAGGATGGAAAGCACCGCAGTGTGCCGGAGTGATCCATACCGATTTTGAAAAGGGATTTATCCGGGCAGAAGTGATCAAATATGAGGATTTTATTACTTACGGTTCCGAAAATGCCGTGAAGGAAGCAGGGAAAATGAGTGTGGAAGGAAAGGAATATATTGTGCAGGACGGGGATATTATGCATTTCAGGTTTAATGTTTGA
- a CDS encoding LacI family DNA-binding transcriptional regulator, whose translation MEKVSLKVIAKELGVSAATVSLVLNGKNKNGRVSEEMSKKIIDKAAELHYIPNSLAKGLKMGHSKSIGLIVADISNVFFGTLALHIQNYAEKEGYTVIIGNTNEKLEEMGKIITFLNSRQVDGLIITPAEGSEVLIESVLKGKKPLVLVDRGFPDLNVPSVLINNYEICYRSTKQLIDQGFKNPAFITYRQDQFHTNERKRGFIEAMKDAGLFTPDHVKEVSYQYLNEDMDKAISQLLKCEKKVDAIFFATNTISMAGVKSLFKRGMLIQKDIQVMCFDETDAINLFPFRVPFIKQPIEEMAKSALELLIDQIEKKDVKNQKLFLEAELIT comes from the coding sequence GTGGAAAAAGTTTCCTTAAAGGTAATAGCAAAAGAGCTAGGAGTATCTGCTGCAACCGTGTCACTTGTTTTGAACGGAAAGAACAAGAACGGCAGGGTAAGTGAGGAAATGTCAAAAAAAATCATAGATAAAGCGGCTGAGTTGCATTATATACCTAATAGCCTGGCCAAAGGTTTGAAAATGGGGCATTCAAAGTCAATCGGATTAATAGTCGCTGATATTTCGAATGTATTTTTTGGCACGTTGGCTCTCCATATTCAGAATTACGCTGAGAAAGAAGGATACACAGTGATTATTGGTAATACCAATGAAAAATTGGAGGAGATGGGAAAGATAATCACTTTTCTTAATTCCCGGCAGGTGGATGGTTTAATCATCACTCCTGCAGAAGGAAGTGAGGTTTTGATAGAATCTGTTTTGAAAGGTAAGAAACCGTTGGTTTTGGTAGACAGGGGATTTCCGGATTTAAACGTTCCTTCTGTACTGATCAACAATTATGAAATATGTTATCGTTCCACAAAGCAGTTGATTGACCAGGGATTTAAAAATCCGGCATTCATTACTTACAGACAGGATCAGTTTCATACCAACGAACGAAAACGGGGATTCATAGAGGCAATGAAAGATGCAGGACTTTTTACTCCGGATCATGTGAAGGAAGTAAGTTATCAATATTTGAATGAAGATATGGATAAGGCGATTTCACAATTATTGAAATGTGAAAAAAAAGTAGATGCCATTTTCTTTGCTACCAATACTATCTCCATGGCGGGTGTGAAATCGTTGTTCAAACGAGGAATGCTTATTCAAAAAGATATTCAGGTAATGTGTTTTGATGAAACTGATGCTATTAATTTGTTCCCCTTTAGGGTACCCTTCATTAAACAACCTATCGAAGAAATGGCTAAAAGTGCATTGGAACTGCTGATTGATCAGATAGAGAAAAAGGATGTAAAAAACCAAAAACTCTTTTTGGAAGCAGAATTGATTACCTGA
- a CDS encoding L-fucose isomerase yields the protein MQQNYPKIGIRPVIDGRRGGIRESLEDTTMNLAKSVEKLYRENLRYPDGSPVECVIADSCIGGVREAALCAEKFEKENVGLSLSVTPCWCYGSETIDMNPTIPKAIWGFNGTERPGAVYLSAALAVHNQKGLPAFGIYGREVQDMNDPSIPADVQEKLLRFAKAGLAVAIMRGKSYLSIGSVSMGIGGSMTNPDFLQEYLGMRTEFIDASEILRRIQLGIYDHDEFAKAMQWTKEHCMTREGEDFNPEHLKHSREQKDKDWEFVVKMTLIMRDLMIGNPALDTMGYGEEALGHNAIAGGFQGQRQWTDFLPDGDFSEAILNSSFDWNGIRKPFTFATEDDHLNGISMLFNQLITNTSQIFADVRTYWSPEAIERVSGWKPEGILKDGAIHLINSGSCTLDGTGQQSDENGNPVMKPFWEISEEEVEKMLDATTWYPASLEYMRGGGYSSQFLTRAGMPVTMCRLNLIKGLGPVLQIAEGWTATFPEEVFDIINKRTDKTWPSTFFVPRITGKGRFTDIYSVMNYWGANHGAISYGHIGADLITLASALSIPVNMHNVDDEKIFRPDAWSAFGSDNEGADYRACAAYGPLYR from the coding sequence ATGCAACAAAATTATCCTAAGATCGGAATTCGTCCTGTGATTGACGGACGACGCGGAGGTATCAGGGAATCTCTCGAAGATACCACTATGAATCTGGCGAAAAGTGTAGAGAAGCTATACCGTGAAAATCTTCGGTATCCCGACGGTTCGCCGGTAGAATGTGTGATTGCCGACAGTTGTATCGGGGGGGTGAGAGAAGCAGCTTTATGTGCTGAAAAATTTGAAAAAGAGAACGTAGGACTTTCTTTGTCGGTTACTCCTTGTTGGTGTTATGGGTCGGAGACCATTGACATGAATCCTACTATACCGAAAGCGATTTGGGGATTCAATGGTACTGAGCGCCCGGGTGCGGTTTATCTTTCGGCTGCGCTGGCGGTTCATAATCAAAAGGGACTGCCTGCATTCGGTATTTACGGAAGGGAGGTACAGGATATGAACGACCCGTCGATTCCGGCCGATGTACAGGAGAAACTGCTTCGCTTTGCGAAGGCGGGACTTGCCGTAGCTATCATGCGGGGAAAATCATACCTTTCCATCGGTTCCGTCTCGATGGGGATCGGTGGCTCTATGACTAATCCCGATTTCCTGCAGGAGTATCTCGGGATGCGCACTGAATTTATAGATGCAAGCGAAATACTTCGTCGCATTCAACTGGGTATCTATGATCATGATGAATTCGCCAAAGCGATGCAATGGACAAAAGAGCACTGTATGACTCGTGAAGGAGAGGATTTTAATCCTGAACATCTGAAACACAGCCGGGAACAGAAAGATAAAGACTGGGAGTTCGTGGTGAAGATGACACTGATCATGCGTGACCTGATGATCGGAAATCCTGCATTGGACACTATGGGGTATGGTGAAGAAGCCCTTGGACACAATGCCATAGCGGGAGGTTTCCAGGGACAACGGCAGTGGACCGATTTTCTGCCTGATGGTGATTTTTCGGAAGCGATCCTCAATTCTTCATTCGACTGGAATGGGATACGGAAGCCATTCACTTTTGCTACTGAAGATGATCATCTCAATGGTATCAGTATGTTGTTCAACCAACTAATTACCAATACGTCCCAGATCTTTGCCGATGTACGTACCTACTGGAGTCCCGAAGCGATAGAACGGGTAAGCGGATGGAAACCGGAAGGAATATTGAAAGATGGTGCGATCCACCTGATCAATTCCGGCTCATGCACCCTTGACGGTACCGGCCAGCAATCGGACGAAAACGGCAATCCTGTGATGAAACCTTTCTGGGAGATCAGTGAGGAAGAGGTGGAAAAGATGCTCGATGCCACTACCTGGTATCCTGCATCGCTTGAATATATGCGTGGAGGAGGATATTCTTCACAATTTCTGACCAGGGCAGGTATGCCGGTGACCATGTGCCGCCTGAACCTGATCAAGGGGTTGGGGCCTGTATTGCAGATTGCTGAAGGATGGACAGCTACCTTTCCTGAAGAAGTTTTCGACATCATCAATAAGCGAACCGACAAGACATGGCCGTCTACCTTTTTCGTGCCGCGCATCACCGGTAAAGGCCGCTTTACAGATATCTATTCGGTAATGAATTATTGGGGCGCAAATCATGGTGCTATCAGTTACGGACATATCGGTGCCGACCTGATCACACTGGCTTCAGCGCTTTCTATTCCGGTGAATATGCACAATGTGGATGATGAAAAGATCTTTCGTCCGGATGCATGGTCCGCATTCGGTTCTGATAACGAAGGAGCGGATTACCGTGCCTGTGCTGCTTACGGACCGCTGTATAGATAG
- a CDS encoding glycoside hydrolase family 172 protein, with amino-acid sequence MERINFKMLKVSILILGIMLSFPLFSQTESMGDMFELAKLKSGMKNRRISSTDPTGGNRDHLEPFKPGEKRTIAEIKGTGVINHIWITIAPPPGELSRNDIIIRMYWDGNDYPSVESPIGPFFGQGWDERYNYASLPLSAGPEEGTGLSSYFAMPFEKGARIEIENQTDKTINAFYFYVDYLEMAELPEGMGRFHAWYNHSLSKALPEGETEWALTGEWKPNTRLDRNYVFIETKGKGHFVGINYYVHSPTPMWYGEGDDMWFIDGEKTPSLIGTGTEDFFNTSWCPKEPFSHPHFGYPRVNNDIGWLGRTHVYRFFINDPIFFETEVKGTIETGHNNNLTLDLATVAYWYQDSAVKLPPAPSKEARKPKPFINHMDMHRWRDAWRKAKGNDPQLWGNE; translated from the coding sequence ATGGAGAGAATTAATTTTAAAATGCTGAAAGTAAGCATCCTTATTTTGGGAATTATGCTTTCATTCCCCCTCTTTTCCCAAACGGAGTCGATGGGAGATATGTTTGAACTGGCGAAATTGAAATCGGGCATGAAAAACAGGAGGATATCCAGTACCGATCCCACGGGAGGAAACCGGGACCATCTGGAACCTTTCAAACCCGGTGAAAAGCGAACTATTGCGGAGATAAAAGGGACCGGTGTAATCAACCATATCTGGATAACCATTGCACCTCCGCCCGGTGAATTAAGCAGGAACGATATCATTATCAGGATGTATTGGGACGGGAACGATTATCCATCGGTGGAATCACCTATCGGGCCTTTCTTTGGCCAGGGATGGGACGAGCGGTATAATTATGCTTCGCTTCCCCTGTCGGCAGGACCCGAGGAAGGAACAGGTCTGAGCAGTTATTTTGCGATGCCCTTTGAGAAAGGAGCAAGAATAGAGATTGAGAATCAGACCGATAAGACGATCAATGCTTTCTATTTTTATGTAGATTATCTCGAGATGGCGGAGCTTCCCGAAGGAATGGGCCGTTTTCACGCCTGGTATAATCACAGCTTATCTAAAGCCCTGCCTGAAGGAGAAACTGAATGGGCACTGACAGGCGAATGGAAGCCCAATACCCGGTTAGACCGGAACTATGTTTTTATCGAAACCAAAGGGAAAGGGCATTTTGTAGGGATCAATTATTACGTACACTCTCCTACTCCCATGTGGTACGGCGAGGGAGATGATATGTGGTTTATCGATGGGGAGAAGACTCCTTCTTTGATCGGCACCGGTACGGAAGATTTCTTCAATACCTCCTGGTGTCCCAAAGAGCCGTTCTCACATCCCCATTTCGGTTATCCCAGGGTGAATAACGATATAGGCTGGCTGGGAAGAACCCATGTGTATCGTTTCTTTATCAATGACCCCATCTTCTTTGAAACAGAAGTGAAAGGAACCATTGAAACAGGACACAACAACAATCTTACCCTTGATCTGGCCACTGTGGCTTACTGGTATCAGGATAGTGCGGTAAAATTGCCTCCGGCGCCATCTAAGGAAGCACGTAAACCCAAGCCTTTTATCAACCATATGGATATGCACCGCTGGAGAGATGCCTGGCGGAAAGCGAAAGGAAATGACCCGCAGTTGTGGGGAAATGAGTGA
- a CDS encoding SusC/RagA family TonB-linked outer membrane protein produces MKNFISKLVLVCLFLGFTLYTFAAQTPNEIQQTKTIRGVVTEQNTNDPLPGTSVYVKGTTVGTITDMDGRYQLNVPSEDAVLVFSFIGKRTVEQSVRGATVIDVVMEDDATMLEELVYTGYMTQRKADLTGSVSMATSSDIIKNPSANAMKALQGKLSGVHITTNGGNPAEDVNIQIRGLSSLSGGVKPLIVLDGMPTENLNLRDINSGDIESIQILKDAASASIYGARASGGVILIQTKKGKEGAISVEYNGSVSFSSVVNKPRLMNAEEYGIAAFRAQAYDEKVYGVSMSLPTTYDFTWHRNDNGLAVLDGVKPAEWLNPEQTVRGSDTDWMDEIFRTAMMTNHQVTVSQGTDRSKSLFSLGYYNNEGTQIHTFFRQYSVRANTEYALLNNRLKIGENIALSYLQYKDANETRWAMINPPAGPVYDINGNWAGAPGFDDFTNPVRLLTMNKDNINNYVKIIGNIFLDLDIWKGISARTQFGVDYGNAYNRAVDGIWSETGGRNSDGENYVGSYQSHPLSYVWTNSLSYTLNTGRHSLDAVVGTEFTRFVQEGFSARREGIYLEDRDFAHIGVTTGTKYSLGSSADEYTYFSLFGKVNYSLDSKYLLSFTLRRDGSSLFGANNRYGTFPAVSAGWRINNEPFMADVEAVSDLKLRASWGANGSVQGLPRGYTSTPFTTDYFGTSYPIEGNESGPLWSGYRRTWLGNPNLKWETTKQTDIAVDFGFLNQRLFGSLSYYFKKTNDVLVQVPYIAAMGEGGEPWINGANMNNQGVEFEITYRNDPSADFQYAITANIGSYRTKLVELPENVVNRYPGDGMRDFVIGRTPNILYGLVADGIFKTQEEVDNHAEQTGKAIGRIRYKDLDGNGVVDELYDRTFIGITDPDFFGGITFDLGYKNFDMNIFFQGVYGNKVNNIWKQESDLWNISVPAGKNHEKRILDAWYFDNPDSDIPAMSNSNPNSEQRFSSYFVEDGSYLKLRNIELGYTFPKKLTDAMLMQHLRIYASARNVLTLKKGWGNDRYTSFDPEMPGYGYLTPFTMAFGVNVTF; encoded by the coding sequence ATGAAAAATTTTATAAGCAAACTCGTTTTGGTTTGTCTGTTTCTGGGATTCACTCTCTATACCTTTGCAGCCCAGACACCCAACGAGATACAACAGACTAAAACCATCAGAGGAGTTGTTACAGAACAAAATACCAATGACCCCTTGCCGGGAACAAGTGTATATGTGAAAGGTACAACTGTGGGTACTATCACCGATATGGATGGTAGATACCAGCTAAATGTGCCTTCAGAAGATGCGGTACTGGTTTTTTCCTTTATCGGAAAGAGGACAGTGGAACAATCCGTGAGAGGAGCGACGGTAATTGATGTGGTGATGGAAGATGATGCTACCATGCTGGAAGAACTGGTCTATACCGGTTATATGACACAGCGGAAAGCCGATCTTACCGGATCGGTTTCCATGGCGACGAGCAGTGATATCATCAAGAATCCTTCGGCCAATGCGATGAAAGCGTTGCAGGGAAAACTTTCCGGGGTCCATATTACAACAAACGGGGGAAATCCTGCTGAAGATGTGAATATTCAGATTAGAGGGCTCTCTTCCCTTTCAGGTGGAGTAAAACCGTTGATCGTATTGGATGGGATGCCCACGGAGAATCTCAACCTTAGGGATATTAATTCCGGAGATATAGAATCGATTCAGATATTGAAAGACGCTGCTTCAGCCAGTATATACGGTGCACGCGCATCAGGGGGCGTAATTTTGATTCAAACCAAAAAAGGGAAAGAAGGTGCAATATCCGTTGAATACAACGGAAGTGTTTCATTCAGTTCCGTTGTGAACAAACCCCGGTTGATGAATGCTGAAGAGTACGGAATAGCTGCTTTCAGAGCGCAGGCATATGACGAGAAAGTGTATGGCGTATCTATGTCATTACCCACTACCTATGATTTTACCTGGCACAGAAATGACAACGGATTGGCAGTGCTCGACGGGGTGAAACCGGCGGAATGGCTCAATCCGGAACAGACTGTCAGAGGCTCGGATACCGACTGGATGGACGAAATCTTCCGTACCGCGATGATGACAAACCATCAGGTGACCGTTTCTCAAGGAACAGATCGGTCAAAGAGCCTGTTTTCATTGGGTTATTATAACAATGAAGGTACGCAAATTCATACCTTTTTCAGACAATACTCGGTGCGTGCCAATACGGAATACGCCTTGTTGAACAACCGGTTGAAAATCGGTGAAAATATTGCATTGAGTTACCTGCAATATAAAGATGCGAACGAAACCCGTTGGGCAATGATCAATCCTCCTGCCGGGCCGGTTTACGACATCAATGGTAACTGGGCGGGAGCTCCCGGCTTTGATGATTTTACCAATCCGGTACGTCTATTGACAATGAATAAAGACAATATCAATAATTACGTGAAAATAATCGGTAATATTTTCCTTGACCTTGATATCTGGAAAGGGATATCGGCACGTACTCAGTTCGGGGTAGATTACGGTAATGCCTACAACAGGGCAGTCGATGGCATCTGGTCCGAGACCGGAGGAAGAAACAGCGACGGAGAAAATTATGTAGGGAGTTACCAGTCACATCCTTTGAGTTATGTATGGACCAATAGCCTTTCCTATACGCTGAATACCGGAAGGCATTCGCTTGATGCGGTGGTTGGTACAGAGTTTACCCGATTCGTTCAGGAGGGATTTTCTGCCAGAAGAGAAGGAATATACCTTGAAGACAGGGATTTTGCCCATATTGGCGTGACTACCGGTACGAAATATTCCCTGGGTAGTTCGGCAGATGAATATACCTATTTCTCACTTTTTGGTAAAGTAAACTATTCGCTTGACTCAAAGTATCTCCTTTCATTCACACTACGGCGAGATGGGTCATCACTCTTTGGAGCAAACAACCGGTATGGAACCTTTCCCGCTGTTTCGGCCGGATGGAGAATCAACAACGAACCTTTTATGGCTGACGTGGAAGCAGTATCTGACCTGAAGCTTCGTGCAAGCTGGGGAGCCAACGGAAGTGTGCAGGGATTGCCGCGTGGATATACTTCCACACCTTTCACAACCGACTATTTTGGTACATCCTATCCGATAGAAGGCAATGAATCCGGACCGCTCTGGTCAGGTTATCGGAGAACCTGGCTTGGAAATCCAAATCTTAAGTGGGAAACGACAAAACAGACTGACATTGCAGTCGATTTTGGTTTTCTGAATCAACGCCTGTTCGGTTCTCTAAGCTATTATTTTAAAAAGACGAACGATGTATTGGTACAGGTACCCTATATTGCTGCGATGGGTGAAGGAGGTGAACCATGGATCAATGGCGCTAATATGAATAACCAGGGGGTTGAATTTGAAATTACATATAGAAATGATCCTTCAGCTGATTTCCAGTATGCCATAACTGCCAATATAGGTTCTTACAGGACAAAACTGGTAGAACTTCCCGAAAATGTGGTTAACAGGTATCCGGGTGACGGTATGCGTGACTTTGTGATAGGCAGAACACCTAATATCCTTTATGGATTGGTGGCCGATGGTATCTTCAAAACCCAGGAAGAGGTAGATAACCATGCCGAGCAGACAGGAAAGGCTATCGGAAGGATCCGTTATAAGGACCTGGATGGGAATGGGGTCGTTGATGAATTGTATGACCGTACTTTTATAGGAATTACCGATCCTGACTTTTTCGGAGGCATCACCTTTGATCTCGGTTACAAAAATTTTGATATGAATATCTTTTTCCAGGGTGTATACGGTAATAAAGTAAATAATATCTGGAAACAGGAGAGCGATCTGTGGAATATTTCTGTTCCTGCAGGGAAGAATCATGAAAAAAGAATATTGGATGCATGGTATTTCGATAATCCCGATTCCGATATTCCGGCTATGTCCAATTCAAATCCAAATAGCGAGCAACGGTTTTCCTCCTATTTCGTAGAAGACGGTTCCTATCTGAAGTTGAGAAATATAGAACTAGGATACACCTTCCCGAAAAAACTTACAGATGCAATGCTGATGCAGCACCTCAGGATTTATGCTTCGGCACGCAACGTGCTTACGCTTAAGAAAGGATGGGGAAACGACAGATATACCAGTTTTGATCCTGAAATGCCGGGATACGGTTATTTGACACCATTTACCATGGCTTTTGGAGTTAATGTAACATTCTAA